Proteins found in one Cardinium endosymbiont of Culicoides punctatus genomic segment:
- the greA gene encoding transcription elongation factor GreA, translated as MTYYTEEGLELLKQELSWLKSEGRIKVANDLSEAREKGDLSENAEYDAARDAQGLLEAKIASLEQLIANARVLDEREIDLSRISILCKTRVKNKKTGVESVFMLVSQEEADLKKGKISVNSPMGKGLLGKKVGEFALIDTPSGLIELEILEIGLSL; from the coding sequence ATGACTTATTACACAGAAGAGGGGCTCGAGCTTCTTAAGCAGGAACTAAGTTGGCTAAAAAGTGAGGGGCGTATAAAAGTAGCTAACGACCTTTCGGAAGCCAGAGAAAAGGGAGATTTAAGTGAAAATGCAGAATATGATGCTGCTAGAGATGCACAAGGTTTATTAGAAGCAAAAATTGCATCCTTGGAACAACTTATTGCAAATGCTAGGGTATTAGACGAACGTGAAATAGATCTGTCTAGAATTTCTATTCTTTGTAAAACACGTGTGAAAAACAAAAAAACAGGTGTAGAGTCTGTCTTTATGCTCGTTTCTCAAGAAGAAGCAGATTTAAAAAAAGGAAAAATATCAGTAAATTCTCCTATGGGTAAAGGATTATTAGGTAAAAAAGTAGGTGAATTTGCGTTAATAGACACTCCTTCTGGTCTTATTGAACTAGAAATATTAGAAATTGGATTAAGTCTTTAA
- a CDS encoding 4Fe-4S dicluster domain-containing protein: MALRITDACINCGACEVECPNTAIYEGGMEWQWSKGTQLKTVELNGESFDATMPQAPYASDIFYIAKEKCTECVGFHEEPQCAAVCPVDCCVLDLDYPEDREKLLEKKIFLHGE; the protein is encoded by the coding sequence ATGGCTTTAAGAATAACGGATGCATGTATTAATTGTGGGGCATGTGAGGTCGAGTGTCCAAATACTGCAATATATGAGGGTGGCATGGAATGGCAATGGTCAAAGGGTACACAGTTGAAGACAGTAGAATTAAATGGAGAAAGCTTTGATGCTACCATGCCACAGGCTCCTTATGCAAGCGATATATTTTACATTGCTAAAGAAAAATGTACTGAATGTGTAGGGTTTCATGAAGAACCTCAATGTGCAGCAGTTTGTCCAGTAGATTGCTGTGTATTAGATTTAGATTATCCGGAAGACAGGGAAAAACTACTGGAAAAGAAGATTTTTTTGCATGGGGAATAA
- a CDS encoding DUF3276 family protein, which translates to MEVQKGKEEVYSKRVNAGKRVYFFDIKETKDKEYYLTITESKKRTEEKGISYEKHKIFLYKEDISKFTHALNDVFHYFKDSLMPDYEFDKTE; encoded by the coding sequence GTGGAAGTACAAAAAGGGAAAGAAGAAGTTTACTCCAAAAGAGTAAATGCAGGAAAAAGGGTTTATTTCTTTGACATAAAAGAAACAAAAGATAAGGAATATTATCTTACCATTACAGAAAGTAAAAAACGGACAGAAGAAAAAGGAATTTCTTATGAAAAACATAAAATCTTTTTGTATAAAGAAGATATAAGCAAATTTACCCATGCGCTTAATGACGTTTTTCATTACTTTAAAGATTCATTAATGCCTGATTATGAATTTGATAAAACAGAATAG
- the ychF gene encoding redox-regulated ATPase YchF, with product MALKCGIVGLPNVGKSMLFNALSNGSAASANFPFCTIEPNLGVVAVPDERMSVLATLANSKHIIPTSIEFVDIAGLVQGAHSGEGLGNKFLGHIREVDAIVHVIRCFKDDNVVHVAGSIDPAFDKQIIDHELRCKDIDSLTKRLSKVEKLAKTGSKPHQQEYELLNHLLKTLEQDGDIRNIQLKPTEQEMVQSWQLLTSKPVIYFANVDEATLLGKSNAYLSSLKKAIAEENAEIVIGCAALEVQFNALDGDEKQFFLEEYKLTESGLDKLIRSAYELLRLITYFTVGPQEVRAWTIEKGTKAPEAAGVIHSDFQRGFIKAEVISFQDYKTFKNENACREAGKLRIEGKDYMVQDGDVMLFRFNV from the coding sequence ATGGCTTTAAAATGTGGAATTGTTGGCTTACCTAATGTGGGTAAATCTATGTTATTTAATGCCTTATCAAATGGTAGTGCTGCTTCTGCGAACTTTCCATTTTGTACTATAGAACCTAATTTAGGTGTAGTAGCTGTACCGGATGAACGCATGAGCGTGCTTGCCACATTAGCTAATTCTAAGCATATCATACCTACATCTATAGAATTTGTAGATATAGCTGGACTAGTACAAGGTGCACATAGTGGAGAGGGGTTAGGCAATAAATTTCTTGGTCACATCCGAGAGGTAGATGCTATTGTTCATGTAATCAGATGTTTTAAAGATGATAATGTGGTACATGTAGCAGGTAGTATAGATCCTGCTTTTGATAAGCAAATTATTGACCATGAATTACGTTGCAAAGATATAGACTCACTTACTAAAAGGCTATCCAAGGTAGAAAAACTTGCGAAAACTGGATCAAAGCCACATCAACAAGAATATGAACTACTAAATCACTTGCTGAAAACATTAGAACAGGATGGTGATATACGTAACATTCAATTAAAACCAACCGAGCAAGAAATGGTTCAATCTTGGCAATTGTTAACTTCAAAACCAGTCATATACTTTGCTAATGTTGATGAAGCTACACTACTTGGTAAGTCAAATGCGTATTTATCATCTCTAAAAAAAGCTATTGCTGAAGAAAATGCTGAAATAGTTATCGGTTGTGCAGCATTAGAGGTTCAGTTTAATGCTTTAGACGGTGATGAAAAACAATTCTTTTTAGAAGAATATAAACTTACAGAATCAGGATTAGATAAGCTCATTCGGTCGGCTTATGAGCTGCTTCGACTCATTACCTATTTTACGGTAGGTCCACAGGAGGTGCGTGCATGGACCATTGAAAAAGGCACTAAGGCTCCAGAGGCAGCAGGCGTTATACATAGTGACTTCCAACGTGGCTTTATTAAAGCAGAAGTAATTTCTTTTCAAGACTATAAAACATTTAAAAATGAAAATGCCTGCCGAGAAGCCGGAAAATTGCGGATCGAAGGTAAGGATTACATGGTACAGGATGGAGATGTGATGCTTTTTCGCTTTAATGTATAG
- the rlmN gene encoding 23S rRNA (adenine(2503)-C(2))-methyltransferase RlmN, with protein MSDLSTPNCPKQSIYNITLKDLSDWLIEQGEKSFRATQIWNWLYVKRVDTFSEMSDLSISTRWLLDKHFSLTTMVEDTLQRSKDGTIKCLLKLSDGNLIETVLMKHAYGLSICVTTQVGCNIGCTFCASGLLTKSRDLTAGEIVEQVRYMQKKLDLEADKKRVSHIVVMGIGEPFDNYDNVLRFIRIVNHPQGLAIGARHITVSTSGLDRKIRAFAHEGLQVNLALSLHAANNELRTRIMKLNKAIPIEKLMEAVDYYLDQTNRRITFEYILLKDVNDLESSAFDLANLILARNRLHLIHVNLIPYNPVHEFDHYKRSESKAIHRFVSILRAQGINAVVRGEHGTDIDAACGQLRSKQLKARAAIRPIAIGINS; from the coding sequence ATGTCAGATCTCTCAACGCCAAACTGCCCAAAACAATCTATTTATAATATAACGTTAAAAGACCTTTCTGATTGGTTAATAGAACAAGGTGAAAAATCTTTTCGTGCTACACAGATTTGGAATTGGTTATATGTTAAGCGTGTGGATACCTTTAGTGAGATGAGCGACTTGAGCATATCTACTCGATGGTTATTGGACAAACATTTCTCCCTAACCACTATGGTAGAAGACACCCTTCAACGTTCAAAAGATGGGACTATAAAGTGCTTACTTAAATTATCTGATGGAAATCTAATTGAAACAGTTTTGATGAAGCATGCATATGGACTATCCATTTGTGTTACTACACAAGTTGGTTGTAATATTGGTTGTACCTTCTGTGCCAGTGGACTTTTAACAAAAAGCAGAGATTTAACAGCCGGAGAGATCGTAGAACAGGTCCGTTACATGCAAAAAAAGTTAGACTTAGAAGCTGACAAGAAAAGAGTCAGTCATATTGTAGTGATGGGTATTGGAGAGCCTTTTGACAATTACGATAATGTTTTACGTTTTATACGAATTGTAAATCATCCTCAAGGACTCGCCATTGGTGCACGGCATATTACTGTTTCTACAAGTGGATTAGACCGTAAAATTAGAGCTTTTGCACATGAGGGACTACAGGTAAATCTAGCACTCTCCTTACATGCAGCCAACAATGAGTTGCGTACACGTATCATGAAGCTGAACAAGGCTATTCCAATAGAAAAATTAATGGAAGCAGTTGACTATTATTTAGATCAAACCAATAGAAGAATAACATTTGAATACATCTTACTTAAAGATGTAAATGATTTAGAATCATCTGCCTTTGACCTAGCTAATCTAATCTTAGCTAGAAATCGTCTTCATTTAATTCATGTAAATCTTATTCCTTATAATCCTGTGCATGAGTTCGATCATTACAAACGAAGTGAGTCAAAAGCAATCCATCGTTTTGTTTCTATTTTACGTGCGCAAGGTATTAATGCAGTCGTACGTGGTGAACATGGCACTGATATTGATGCCGCTTGTGGACAGTTACGCAGCAAGCAATTAAAAGCCAGAGCTGCTATTCGTCCTATTGCTATTGGTATAAATTCTTAA
- a CDS encoding malic enzyme-like NAD(P)-binding protein, producing the protein MSKINVSKEEILQYHAAFPAGKIGTCVTKPLSTPRDVVMAYTPGVGTVCEEIMAVSEQVYKYTGKSNLVGVISNGTAVLGYGHIGPLAAKPVMEAKAMILKRFAGVDAFDIEIDATTPEDVIKVVKAIAPTFGALNLEDIKAPECFQIEQELIAQLDIPVMHDDQHATAIVASAALLNALLIANKDLAKVRITFSGAGAGAIATAKLLIALGANPSHIIMCDRKGVIRADRAELDPLKAPFATDHSVHTLHDAVVDADVFIGLSSGNVLMPESVSKMANNPIVFGLANPFPEIAYQTVMDVRKDVIFATGRGDYPNQANNLIAFPYIFRGALDVHASTINGAMQQAAVQAIQALAQEDIPVLVRKYYGETMSFGKEYILPKPMDPRLLSTVSTAVAQAAIASGVAKKSISDWDAYRQELVRRVGH; encoded by the coding sequence ATGTCTAAAATAAATGTTAGTAAAGAAGAAATTTTACAGTATCATGCAGCATTTCCTGCAGGTAAAATAGGTACATGTGTTACGAAACCTTTGAGTACTCCTCGTGATGTTGTTATGGCTTATACACCTGGTGTAGGTACTGTTTGTGAAGAAATAATGGCTGTTAGTGAGCAGGTGTATAAATATACAGGGAAGTCCAACCTTGTTGGTGTAATTTCAAATGGTACAGCTGTATTAGGTTATGGCCATATTGGACCATTGGCAGCTAAGCCAGTTATGGAAGCAAAGGCAATGATCTTAAAACGCTTTGCTGGAGTAGATGCCTTTGACATTGAAATAGATGCTACTACTCCAGAAGATGTCATTAAGGTAGTTAAAGCTATTGCGCCTACTTTTGGCGCACTGAACTTGGAAGACATTAAAGCTCCTGAATGTTTTCAAATTGAGCAAGAACTTATTGCACAATTGGATATACCTGTAATGCATGACGATCAGCATGCTACTGCTATTGTAGCTAGTGCTGCGTTACTGAATGCGCTATTGATTGCTAATAAAGACCTTGCAAAGGTACGTATTACTTTTAGTGGGGCAGGTGCAGGTGCTATAGCTACAGCAAAGCTTTTGATTGCCTTAGGTGCCAATCCATCACACATTATCATGTGTGATAGAAAAGGGGTGATTCGTGCTGATAGAGCAGAGTTAGATCCACTCAAAGCTCCTTTTGCTACTGATCATTCAGTACATACTTTACATGATGCTGTAGTAGATGCAGATGTATTTATAGGCCTCTCTTCTGGAAATGTGTTAATGCCAGAAAGTGTGTCTAAAATGGCTAATAATCCTATTGTTTTTGGTTTAGCAAATCCTTTTCCGGAAATCGCCTATCAAACGGTTATGGACGTTAGAAAAGATGTTATCTTTGCTACAGGACGTGGGGACTATCCCAACCAAGCAAATAACCTTATTGCTTTTCCTTATATTTTTAGAGGCGCCCTAGATGTACATGCCTCTACAATTAATGGAGCCATGCAACAGGCTGCTGTACAAGCTATCCAAGCCCTTGCACAAGAAGATATTCCTGTTTTAGTACGTAAATACTATGGTGAAACCATGAGTTTTGGGAAAGAGTATATATTACCTAAGCCAATGGATCCACGGTTGCTGTCTACTGTTTCTACAGCAGTTGCACAAGCAGCTATAGCCTCTGGAGTAGCCAAAAAGTCTATTTCTGATTGGGATGCATATCGACAAGAATTAGTCCGAAGAGTAGGACATTAA
- a CDS encoding adenylate kinase, producing the protein MFNIILLGPPGSGKGTQAELLVKNHNFFTISLGEIFRKHIEENCTNKTFIQKYIDNGELVPDNLSFALLEQFIQNTPKGKPILFDGFPRTMSQAIFLNEMLNKYHTKIGCVILLDVAYETLLQRLKERAIIQGRADDQDDQKIKTRMHIYAEQTLPIVRYYQEQHLLYRVDGTLSTDQVTKSIEFFFDRLL; encoded by the coding sequence ATGTTTAATATAATTCTATTAGGCCCTCCAGGTTCAGGAAAAGGGACACAAGCGGAACTATTGGTTAAGAACCATAACTTTTTTACCATTAGTCTAGGTGAAATATTTCGTAAGCACATTGAAGAAAATTGTACCAATAAAACATTCATTCAAAAATATATAGATAATGGAGAATTAGTACCAGATAACCTATCTTTTGCCTTACTAGAGCAATTTATACAAAATACACCTAAAGGGAAGCCAATATTATTTGATGGATTTCCAAGGACTATGAGCCAAGCTATATTCTTAAACGAAATGCTCAACAAGTATCATACTAAGATAGGCTGTGTGATTCTTTTAGATGTGGCGTACGAAACATTATTACAGCGTTTAAAAGAACGTGCAATTATTCAGGGTAGAGCTGATGATCAAGATGATCAAAAAATTAAAACACGTATGCATATATATGCGGAACAAACGTTACCTATTGTAAGGTACTACCAAGAACAACACCTCTTATACAGAGTAGATGGTACACTAAGTACAGATCAGGTAACAAAATCTATAGAGTTTTTTTTTGATAGACTGTTATAG